One region of Desulfovibrio intestinalis genomic DNA includes:
- the coaD gene encoding pantetheine-phosphate adenylyltransferase, whose product MKIAMYPGTFDPMTNGHLSLIRRGCEVFDQIIVAVADNTPKRPLFSHEERVAMAREALRDEPRAVVEPFSGLTVEYAAQRGACVLLRGLRAASDFEYEFQLALMNRRLQRHIQTVFLMTDYQWLFISSTIVKAAASHGADIKGLVPENVRLALMEKYEKGEVAQGTPCLAPPYTGFRTS is encoded by the coding sequence ATGAAAATTGCCATGTATCCCGGCACGTTCGACCCCATGACCAATGGTCACCTCAGCCTGATCCGCCGTGGTTGCGAGGTTTTTGACCAGATCATCGTGGCTGTGGCCGACAATACGCCCAAGCGTCCGCTGTTCAGTCATGAAGAGCGTGTGGCTATGGCCCGCGAAGCCCTCAGAGACGAGCCCCGTGCCGTGGTGGAGCCCTTTTCGGGCCTGACCGTGGAATACGCGGCGCAACGCGGGGCCTGTGTGCTCTTGCGTGGTCTGCGCGCCGCTTCGGACTTTGAGTACGAATTCCAGTTGGCCCTGATGAACCGCCGCCTGCAACGCCACATTCAGACGGTTTTTCTCATGACCGACTACCAGTGGCTGTTCATCAGCTCCACCATCGTCAAGGCCGCTGCCAGTCACGGAGCAGACATCAAAGGCCTCGTGCCCGAGAATGTGCGTCTGGCTCTTATGGAAAAGTATGAAAAAGGGGAAGTTGCCCAGGGCACTCCCTGCCTTGCCCCGCCGTACACCGGATTTCGCACCTCTTGA
- the miaA gene encoding tRNA (adenosine(37)-N6)-dimethylallyltransferase MiaA — protein MRSENTYSGAAQAAPLPVICLAGPTGSGKTAAALAMADALNGEVINADSRQVYADFPCITAQPTQEERAHCPHHLYGFLPTAQKISAGRWADQITALARQILEKGKTPLLVGGTGLYFHTLLHGTAQIPPVDTALTQALTARIDAEGPACLHAELALVDPEYAARIHPNDRQRIVRALEVLEATGRPFTWWHKNAMSAPLCTGPLLVLDAPLSWLEPRLARRLDIMLEAGAMNEARAALENCGDDAAPGWSGIGCAEALAFLRGRLNFDECRSLWLRNTRAYAKRQLTWFRARKEAVWLPPEDVDGVVTAACARWAG, from the coding sequence ATGCGGAGCGAAAATACATACAGCGGGGCGGCACAGGCTGCCCCGCTGCCCGTTATTTGCCTTGCAGGCCCCACAGGCTCCGGCAAGACTGCCGCCGCGCTGGCTATGGCGGACGCTTTGAACGGCGAAGTCATCAATGCGGATTCACGGCAGGTCTATGCCGACTTTCCCTGCATAACGGCACAGCCCACACAGGAAGAACGCGCCCATTGCCCCCACCATCTCTACGGGTTTTTGCCCACAGCACAAAAAATCAGCGCAGGCCGCTGGGCAGATCAGATCACTGCGCTTGCACGTCAGATCCTTGAAAAAGGCAAGACGCCGTTGCTGGTGGGCGGCACAGGTCTCTACTTTCATACGCTTCTGCATGGCACGGCCCAGATTCCCCCCGTGGACACGGCCCTGACGCAAGCCCTCACCGCCCGCATTGACGCCGAAGGCCCGGCGTGCCTGCATGCCGAACTGGCTCTTGTGGACCCGGAATACGCGGCCCGCATCCATCCCAACGACCGCCAGCGCATTGTGCGTGCTCTGGAAGTGCTGGAGGCCACGGGCCGTCCCTTCACATGGTGGCACAAAAACGCCATGAGCGCTCCGCTCTGCACCGGGCCGCTGCTGGTGCTGGACGCTCCCCTGTCGTGGCTCGAGCCGCGCCTGGCCCGCCGTCTGGACATCATGCTTGAAGCCGGGGCCATGAATGAAGCCCGCGCGGCCCTTGAAAACTGCGGCGACGATGCGGCCCCCGGCTGGTCGGGGATTGGCTGCGCCGAAGCTTTGGCCTTCCTGCGGGGGCGCCTGAATTTCGATGAATGCCGTTCGCTCTGGCTGCGCAACACGCGCGCCTATGCAAAGCGTCAGCTCACCTGGTTCCGTGCGCGTAAAGAGGCCGTCTGGCTGCCGCCGGAAGATGTGGATGGGGTGGTTACGGCGGCTTGTGCCCGCTGGGCAGGATAG
- a CDS encoding carbonic anhydrase translates to MKSVESLLQGNELFQKNYFKKNESELLELVSSGQHPKALFIGCADSRVIPSLITNAPPGQLFVLRNVGNFVAPYKPDEDYHAMASGIEYAVTTLDIAEIIICGHTYCGAIESLYKEISGEELVHTKKWLSLGKKAKELALLALGKNADKDHLLRLTEKLSIVFQIENLLTYPYVKEKVNAGILHIHGWLYHIESGEMEYYDPDQHEFISLNKSGASS, encoded by the coding sequence ATGAAGAGTGTTGAAAGCCTGCTGCAGGGCAATGAACTGTTTCAAAAAAACTATTTCAAGAAGAATGAATCCGAACTGTTGGAGCTTGTCAGTAGCGGCCAGCATCCCAAAGCGCTTTTTATCGGCTGCGCCGATTCCAGAGTGATCCCCTCGCTGATTACCAATGCTCCTCCCGGCCAGCTTTTCGTGCTGCGCAACGTGGGCAATTTTGTCGCTCCCTACAAACCGGACGAAGACTACCACGCAATGGCCTCCGGCATTGAGTATGCCGTAACCACTCTGGATATTGCAGAGATCATCATCTGCGGCCATACCTATTGCGGGGCCATTGAGTCTCTGTACAAGGAAATAAGCGGCGAAGAGCTTGTTCATACCAAGAAATGGCTGTCTCTTGGCAAGAAGGCCAAAGAGCTTGCCTTGCTTGCTCTTGGCAAGAATGCGGATAAAGATCATCTGCTGCGCCTGACAGAGAAGCTTTCCATCGTTTTTCAGATCGAAAATCTTCTCACCTATCCCTATGTCAAGGAAAAGGTGAACGCTGGCATCCTGCACATTCACGGCTGGCTCTATCATATAGAATCCGGCGAAATGGAATACTACGACCCCGACCAGCACGAGTTCATTTCACTGAACAAGTCCGGGGCGTCTTCGTAA
- a CDS encoding nine-heme cytochrome c, whose translation MRNGTSLLLLAAIALAGAACLTALGAGSVKAAALEPTDSGAPSAIVMFPVGEKPNPKGAAMKPVVFNHLNHEKKIDNCETCHHTGDPVSCSTCHTVEGKAEGNFITLERAMHATNIAKRAKGNTPVSCVSCHEQQTKERRECAGCHAIVTPKRDQAWCATCHNVTPSMTPEQMQKGIKGTLLPGDNEALATETVLAQKPVEPVSPMLGPLKVIIDSLADKYEGSNFTHRRHLTSLMEGIKDDKLAQAFHNQPELLCATCHHRSPLSLTPPKCGSCHAKEIDKANPGRPNLMAAYHLQCMGCHKGMNVARPRDTDCTTCHKAAPKSAD comes from the coding sequence ATGAGGAACGGCACATCACTGCTTCTGCTGGCGGCTATCGCCCTGGCTGGCGCGGCGTGTCTCACGGCGCTGGGAGCTGGTTCGGTCAAGGCCGCAGCCCTGGAGCCAACAGACAGCGGCGCGCCATCGGCTATAGTCATGTTTCCGGTCGGCGAAAAGCCCAATCCCAAGGGCGCGGCCATGAAACCCGTGGTTTTCAATCATCTTAATCACGAGAAGAAGATTGACAACTGCGAGACCTGTCACCACACGGGCGACCCGGTCTCCTGTAGCACCTGTCACACCGTGGAAGGCAAGGCCGAGGGCAATTTCATTACCCTTGAACGGGCCATGCACGCCACCAACATCGCCAAACGCGCCAAGGGCAACACGCCTGTGAGCTGCGTGAGCTGTCATGAACAGCAGACTAAAGAAAGGCGCGAATGCGCTGGCTGCCACGCCATCGTCACGCCCAAGCGCGACCAGGCATGGTGCGCCACCTGCCATAATGTTACGCCTTCTATGACGCCGGAACAAATGCAGAAAGGCATTAAAGGCACCCTGCTCCCCGGCGACAACGAAGCTTTGGCCACCGAAACCGTGTTGGCCCAGAAGCCCGTTGAGCCTGTTTCTCCCATGCTGGGCCCCCTCAAGGTGATCATTGATTCTCTGGCCGACAAGTACGAGGGAAGCAACTTTACCCACCGCCGGCACCTTACCTCCCTTATGGAAGGAATCAAGGACGACAAGCTGGCGCAGGCTTTCCACAATCAGCCTGAACTTCTGTGTGCTACCTGCCATCACAGAAGCCCGCTTTCCCTTACGCCTCCCAAGTGCGGCAGCTGCCACGCCAAGGAGATCGACAAGGCCAATCCCGGCCGTCCTAACCTTATGGCCGCCTACCATCTGCAGTGCATGGGTTGCCACAAGGGTATGAATGTCGCGCGTCCCAGAGATACCGACTGCACCACCTGCCATAAGGCCGCTCCCAAGAGCGCCGACTAG
- a CDS encoding 4Fe-4S dicluster domain-containing protein, with translation MKRRTFLTIMGSAGVVSALGTAKVAQAGPHTFPYYADSYGVLHDTTRCIGCRKCEEACNKVNHLPKPKKPFSDLTVCDTHRRTGEYEWTVVNKYKVNGKDVFRKLQCFHCNDPACASACFAKCFTKHPNGAVHYEGSQCVGCRYCMVACPFYVPGFQYDEAFDPLVQKCTFCEPLLMEGKLPGCVQACPKDALTFGRRSDLLRLARARMADNPGKYVNYVYGETDAGGTAWMVLSPAAGQLAASLTPDDAPLAGDEMKQLGLNTHLGHSPMGELTYGALGAVPMIVAFWPVLFGGAYAISKRREAMYKAEKDEKVKEAREDVAAAVDAAVRKIEETQGPGAADTARRAMTEALKARETECKCHGEDK, from the coding sequence ATGAAACGCAGAACATTTCTGACCATTATGGGAAGCGCAGGCGTGGTCTCGGCCCTTGGCACGGCCAAGGTCGCCCAGGCTGGCCCTCACACCTTTCCATATTATGCTGACAGCTACGGGGTGCTGCACGACACAACCCGTTGCATCGGCTGCCGCAAGTGTGAAGAAGCCTGCAACAAGGTCAACCACCTGCCCAAACCCAAAAAGCCCTTCAGCGACCTTACGGTATGCGATACCCACCGTCGCACCGGCGAATACGAATGGACCGTGGTGAACAAGTACAAGGTCAATGGCAAAGACGTATTCCGCAAGTTGCAGTGCTTCCACTGCAACGATCCGGCCTGCGCCTCGGCCTGCTTTGCCAAATGCTTCACCAAGCATCCCAACGGCGCAGTGCATTACGAAGGCTCACAGTGCGTGGGCTGCCGCTATTGCATGGTAGCCTGCCCCTTCTATGTGCCCGGCTTCCAGTACGACGAAGCCTTTGATCCCCTGGTGCAGAAGTGCACCTTCTGTGAGCCCCTGCTCATGGAAGGCAAACTGCCCGGCTGCGTGCAGGCCTGTCCCAAAGACGCCCTCACCTTTGGCCGCCGCAGCGACCTCCTTCGCCTGGCTCGCGCCCGCATGGCCGACAACCCCGGCAAGTACGTCAACTACGTCTACGGTGAAACCGACGCCGGTGGCACCGCATGGATGGTTCTGAGCCCCGCTGCGGGTCAGCTTGCGGCCAGCCTTACGCCGGACGACGCCCCCCTTGCTGGCGACGAAATGAAGCAGCTCGGCCTTAATACCCACCTGGGCCACAGCCCCATGGGTGAACTGACCTACGGTGCGCTTGGCGCGGTGCCAATGATCGTAGCCTTCTGGCCCGTGCTCTTCGGTGGCGCTTATGCCATCAGCAAGCGCCGTGAAGCTATGTACAAGGCGGAAAAGGACGAGAAGGTCAAGGAAGCCCGTGAAGACGTGGCCGCCGCCGTTGACGCAGCCGTGCGCAAGATTGAGGAAACCCAGGGGCCTGGCGCCGCTGACACGGCCCGTCGCGCTATGACCGAAGCCCTCAAGGCCAGGGAAACGGAATGCAAGTGTCACGGGGAGGATAAGTAA
- the hmcC gene encoding sulfate respiration complex protein HmcC, whose product MSHHSIVIPTKDKLFNLGEFFRPTPGNILTAVILTVGLIITIIRFTMGIGSVTNLSNTQPWGLWIGFDLLCGVALAAGGYFTTVACYVMGMKQFHSAVRPAITTAFLGYGFVVVALLYDLGHPLRLPFMFFFPGTTSVLFEVGLCVATYVTVLLIEFSVAPLEWLSSKYPVLIKWRKLVVHATIVLTIFGVTLSTLHQSSLGALYLIAPEKLHPLWYSPFMPMFFFVSSMAAGSSMVIFEGMFAHKGLHHYMDETHLREADGVVFSFARAASFILFAYFMLKLIDMLVQANLPYVFSGYGAWWLVEMLGFVLLPALLYAKGARDRNLTLCRIASANTVLGIVMNRFNVSMIAFNYNLPSAERYFPSIWEFCISIFVVTMIVTAYRFIIYHMPVLYEHPDFKDEH is encoded by the coding sequence ATGTCGCACCACAGCATAGTCATTCCCACTAAGGACAAGCTGTTCAACCTTGGCGAGTTCTTCAGACCTACGCCGGGCAATATTCTTACCGCCGTCATTCTGACGGTAGGCCTGATCATTACCATTATCCGTTTCACAATGGGTATCGGCTCGGTCACCAACCTGAGCAACACCCAGCCCTGGGGCCTGTGGATCGGCTTTGACCTGCTTTGCGGCGTCGCTCTGGCGGCTGGTGGCTACTTTACCACCGTGGCCTGCTACGTCATGGGCATGAAACAGTTTCACTCGGCAGTACGCCCGGCCATTACCACAGCCTTTCTTGGCTACGGTTTCGTGGTTGTGGCCCTTCTGTATGACCTGGGCCATCCGCTGCGTCTGCCCTTCATGTTCTTCTTCCCCGGCACCACTTCGGTTCTGTTTGAAGTGGGCCTGTGCGTCGCCACCTACGTTACGGTGCTCCTCATCGAGTTCTCCGTGGCGCCTCTGGAATGGCTGTCGTCGAAGTACCCCGTCCTTATCAAATGGCGCAAGCTCGTGGTGCACGCCACCATCGTGCTCACCATCTTCGGCGTGACGCTGTCCACCCTGCACCAGTCTTCGTTGGGCGCGCTGTACCTCATAGCGCCCGAAAAGCTGCACCCCCTGTGGTACTCGCCCTTCATGCCCATGTTCTTCTTCGTCAGCTCTATGGCTGCCGGGTCTTCCATGGTCATTTTTGAAGGCATGTTTGCCCACAAGGGGCTGCACCACTACATGGATGAAACCCACTTGCGTGAAGCTGACGGCGTTGTTTTCAGCTTTGCCCGCGCGGCTTCCTTCATCCTGTTCGCCTACTTCATGCTCAAGCTTATCGACATGCTGGTGCAGGCAAACCTGCCCTACGTGTTCTCCGGCTACGGCGCGTGGTGGCTGGTGGAAATGCTGGGCTTCGTGCTGCTGCCCGCCCTGCTCTATGCCAAGGGCGCGCGTGACCGCAACCTGACGCTGTGCCGTATCGCTTCGGCCAACACTGTGTTGGGCATCGTCATGAACCGCTTCAACGTGTCCATGATTGCCTTCAACTACAATCTGCCCTCGGCTGAACGTTACTTCCCCAGCATTTGGGAATTCTGCATTTCCATCTTTGTGGTAACTATGATTGTGACGGCATACCGCTTCATCATCTACCACATGCCTGTGTTGTACGAACACCCCGACTTCAAGGATGAGCACTAG
- the hmcD gene encoding sulfate respiration complex protein HmcD — protein MEFHTFYDYFLYSKNWAYAMMFVVLPAYVIYWNFVLFPRKKGRNGDSKGH, from the coding sequence ATGGAATTCCATACTTTTTACGACTATTTCCTCTATTCGAAGAACTGGGCTTACGCCATGATGTTCGTGGTGCTGCCGGCCTATGTGATATACTGGAACTTCGTGCTGTTTCCCCGCAAAAAGGGTCGCAACGGCGACTCCAAGGGGCATTAA
- a CDS encoding methyltransferase domain-containing protein has protein sequence MRRFYQESWQGIPFTSFSHISFFHLAEPKFYAVFYEELFRRYKNWDDLPSVWRENKRKDARWLIGQLRDQLARETAPRTEPVRVLSIGSGVGYMEKILLEELPDLELHVNEPSTVGMKWLRQHIPSERIYIGLPPACLPPDVHYDMIYLSTVDYGIPTREFTHLLQELRAQLAPGGEIILLSASLLEEDSFIGSFVNAIKIFIRGALHYLGIRRQQFWGWRRTRDEYRQIFKQAGLAEVKDGWLQDGFETYWIRGR, from the coding sequence GTGCGACGATTTTATCAGGAAAGCTGGCAAGGCATACCATTTACATCCTTTTCGCATATCTCCTTCTTTCATCTGGCGGAGCCAAAGTTCTACGCTGTTTTTTACGAAGAACTCTTCCGTCGCTATAAGAATTGGGACGATCTGCCTTCTGTCTGGCGCGAAAACAAGCGCAAGGACGCCCGCTGGCTCATTGGCCAGCTGCGAGACCAGCTTGCCAGAGAAACCGCGCCTCGCACCGAGCCCGTGCGTGTGCTTTCCATTGGCAGCGGCGTCGGCTATATGGAAAAAATACTGCTGGAAGAGCTGCCAGATCTGGAGCTGCATGTCAACGAACCCAGCACTGTCGGCATGAAATGGCTGCGCCAGCATATTCCCAGCGAGCGTATCTATATCGGCCTGCCTCCGGCCTGTCTGCCGCCCGATGTTCACTACGACATGATCTATCTGTCCACAGTGGACTACGGCATTCCCACGCGCGAGTTCACCCATCTGTTGCAGGAATTGCGGGCCCAGCTTGCCCCCGGCGGCGAGATCATCCTGCTGTCTGCCTCCTTGCTGGAAGAAGACTCCTTTATTGGCAGCTTTGTTAACGCCATCAAAATCTTCATTCGCGGGGCATTGCACTATCTGGGCATCAGGCGTCAGCAGTTTTGGGGCTGGCGGCGCACACGCGACGAATACCGCCAGATATTCAAGCAGGCGGGGCTGGCTGAAGTTAAGGACGGCTGGTTACAGGACGGCTTTGAAACGTACTGGATTCGCGGGCGCTAG
- the dpaL gene encoding diaminopropionate ammonia-lyase, with protein sequence MKTVSYCPNSRRARAGQAVDVSLFGPEEARVARSFHQGFAQYAATPLVRLKALADNLGVAEIQVKDESWRFGLNAFKVLGGSYAVARYLAQRLELPMNEVTPDLLCSAGVREKLGDVTLVTATDGNHGRGVAWTAQQLHMKAAVFMPKGSAPIRAENIRKTGAQCTITELNYDDTVRLAMQHAATSGGVLIQDTAWDGYEEVPLWIMQGYTTLALEADEQWRSSGAKPPTHILLQAGVGSFAAAVLGYFASVLGDEAPEAVVVEPHAADCFYRSFEAADGHPHAVTGHMQTIMAGLACGEPSSLCWPILRDRAAGALSCADPVSANGMRILAAPLPGDTPVCSGESGAAPLGALEYVMKNPGMLEVRQALGLNASSRVLLFSTEGDTSPDLYRQIVWHGRYGSEACGV encoded by the coding sequence ATGAAGACTGTCAGTTATTGCCCTAACAGCCGCCGCGCCCGCGCAGGGCAGGCTGTAGATGTCAGCCTGTTCGGACCTGAAGAGGCGCGTGTGGCCCGGTCCTTCCATCAGGGTTTTGCGCAGTATGCTGCAACGCCGCTGGTGCGGCTGAAGGCTCTGGCTGACAATCTGGGCGTGGCAGAAATTCAGGTGAAGGACGAATCCTGGCGGTTCGGCCTCAACGCTTTCAAGGTTCTGGGCGGTTCCTATGCCGTGGCGCGCTATTTGGCGCAACGGCTGGAACTGCCCATGAACGAAGTGACGCCCGATCTGCTGTGTTCAGCCGGCGTGCGTGAGAAACTTGGCGATGTTACTCTTGTGACGGCAACGGACGGCAATCACGGGCGCGGCGTCGCCTGGACCGCCCAGCAACTGCACATGAAAGCCGCTGTTTTCATGCCCAAGGGATCAGCGCCAATCCGGGCGGAAAATATCCGCAAGACCGGGGCGCAGTGCACCATCACCGAGCTCAACTACGACGATACCGTGCGTCTTGCCATGCAGCATGCCGCAACATCGGGCGGCGTGCTGATTCAGGACACCGCCTGGGACGGCTATGAAGAGGTGCCGCTCTGGATCATGCAGGGTTATACCACCCTTGCGCTGGAGGCGGATGAGCAGTGGCGGAGCAGCGGAGCCAAACCCCCAACCCATATTTTGCTTCAGGCCGGGGTTGGTTCCTTTGCCGCAGCCGTGCTTGGCTACTTTGCCTCCGTGCTTGGTGACGAAGCGCCGGAAGCCGTTGTTGTGGAACCGCACGCGGCAGATTGCTTTTACCGCTCATTCGAGGCGGCAGACGGCCATCCCCATGCCGTGACCGGGCATATGCAGACGATTATGGCCGGGCTTGCCTGCGGCGAACCCAGTAGTTTGTGTTGGCCTATTTTACGCGACAGGGCTGCAGGGGCGCTTTCCTGCGCAGATCCGGTGTCTGCCAACGGCATGCGCATTCTGGCCGCTCCCTTGCCGGGCGACACGCCCGTGTGCAGCGGCGAATCTGGGGCTGCTCCGCTGGGCGCTCTGGAATATGTGATGAAAAATCCAGGCATGCTTGAAGTGCGGCAGGCTCTGGGGCTGAACGCATCGTCGCGTGTGCTGCTTTTCAGCACCGAAGGCGATACTTCGCCGGACCTGTACCGTCAGATTGTCTGGCACGGGCGCTACGGCAGTGAGGCATGTGGCGTATAA
- a CDS encoding HAD family hydrolase codes for MALQCIVFDCDGVILDSVPVKTRAFARIAAPYGQEAQDRFVMYHSLHGGVSRYKKFQWFYNEVLGREISEEESEKLGRLFSEYALDEVRRCPLIPGIQEVLDTWKGKLPLYVCSGAPHEEVLAVLQERKLDHYFVSIHGSPPAKAKLLGQIVAPLPLTPQDVLMVGDAPTDHDAAEEVGTLFYGVGPDIKPASESAYPWGADLTGLNDWIKARVAS; via the coding sequence ATGGCATTGCAATGCATTGTTTTTGACTGCGACGGCGTCATTTTGGACAGCGTGCCCGTGAAAACACGGGCCTTTGCCCGTATTGCCGCGCCCTACGGCCAGGAAGCCCAGGACCGCTTTGTGATGTACCACAGCCTGCATGGCGGGGTAAGCCGTTACAAGAAGTTCCAGTGGTTCTACAATGAAGTGCTTGGGCGCGAAATTTCGGAAGAAGAATCTGAAAAGCTTGGCCGCTTGTTTTCGGAATACGCCCTGGACGAAGTGCGCCGCTGCCCGCTTATACCTGGCATTCAGGAAGTTCTGGACACCTGGAAGGGCAAGTTGCCTCTCTATGTCTGCTCCGGTGCGCCCCACGAAGAAGTGCTGGCGGTATTGCAGGAACGCAAACTGGACCACTATTTTGTCTCCATTCACGGTTCGCCCCCGGCCAAGGCCAAGCTGCTGGGCCAGATAGTGGCCCCGTTGCCCCTGACGCCGCAGGACGTGCTTATGGTGGGTGACGCGCCTACGGATCATGATGCTGCGGAAGAAGTGGGAACGCTCTTTTACGGCGTTGGCCCAGACATAAAGCCCGCGTCGGAATCGGCCTACCCCTGGGGCGCGGATCTGACCGGCCTGAACGACTGGATAAAAGCCCGCGTGGCGAGTTAG
- a CDS encoding acyltransferase produces MAEFGKPGMGQEGETASASGPGTPPSAASVNQTASRQGAGQTSSDDGKAAAHGAPGWRRRVGAALEELWIALLGWIPTPVGLALRLAGWRWMFARCGSARFGTGLSLAGCKGMTIGNNVRLGRGCFITATDGTLVLHDSVALSPYVHVGADAGRIEIGAHTAVGPGTVIRAANHCIARQDVPMMHQGHVPGEIIIEEDVWIGANCVITPDVRIGRGAVVGAGAVVTRNVAPFAIVGGVPAKVIGMRGSDGATVCGSAIPAQKG; encoded by the coding sequence ATGGCCGAGTTCGGAAAACCGGGCATGGGCCAGGAAGGGGAAACGGCATCGGCCTCCGGGCCGGGCACGCCTCCTTCCGCCGCTTCTGTTAACCAGACCGCTTCACGGCAGGGGGCAGGCCAGACCTCGTCTGACGACGGAAAAGCTGCTGCACACGGCGCGCCGGGGTGGCGACGCCGTGTGGGCGCTGCGCTGGAAGAGTTGTGGATAGCGCTGCTGGGCTGGATTCCCACGCCTGTGGGGCTGGCCTTGCGTCTGGCTGGCTGGCGCTGGATGTTCGCCCGCTGCGGTTCGGCGCGTTTTGGCACGGGACTGAGCCTTGCGGGATGCAAGGGCATGACCATAGGCAATAATGTGCGCCTGGGGCGCGGCTGTTTCATTACGGCCACAGACGGCACGCTGGTGCTGCACGACAGTGTGGCTCTTTCGCCCTATGTGCATGTAGGGGCCGATGCCGGGCGCATTGAAATCGGCGCGCATACAGCAGTGGGGCCGGGTACGGTCATACGGGCGGCCAATCACTGCATCGCCCGTCAGGATGTGCCCATGATGCATCAGGGGCATGTGCCCGGTGAAATCATCATTGAAGAAGATGTGTGGATCGGGGCCAACTGCGTCATCACGCCCGACGTGCGCATCGGGCGCGGGGCTGTGGTTGGCGCTGGAGCCGTGGTCACCCGTAACGTGGCCCCCTTTGCCATTGTTGGCGGCGTGCCCGCCAAGGTTATCGGCATGCGGGGCAGTGACGGCGCAACCGTTTGCGGATCGGCAATCCCGGCGCAAAAAGGATAA